The Anabaena sp. PCC 7108 region GACTTTCGATGATATTACCATTGAGGTCAATATCTTTAGCATCTAAAAGCTGCACCAGTGGAATATCTACACCAGCTGCTGGCATAATCGTATCATGCAGTTCTTTGAGATTACTTACTTCAAAAGACTGGATGAAAATGCGACTAGGATCAGTGAAGTTTTCTGCCTTGAGGGTATCAATCAGTATCTGACTGATATTTCTATTAATTTTGTCTGTAGTTCCTACATAAGTAGCTTCTTCGGCTAAATAAGTAGGATGTTTAGTTTCAGGATAAATGCCAATCTTTTTCCCTGTGGTTGCTTCCACATTCTTCACAAGGTCAATAATTTCTGAGAGAGTAGGAATCTCAAATTGACCATCGAAAGAGTGATCACGGAAAGGTAAACGTTCTATTGCTCGTAATTCTTTGATTTCCGCTAAGGTAAAATCTTCAGCAAACCAACCAGTGATTTCATTGCCATCTAACAATACTGTTTTTTGGCGATCAGCAAATTTTTCAATCTCATAAACATTGGTAGTTGTATTGCCAAAATTGACGCTACCATCAGCATTCAAAATAGCTAAAGCTGGTTCATGACGGGCAATTAAAACACCATCTTTAGTCACGACTAAATCAGGTTCAATAAAGTCTGCACCTAGATCAATAGCTAGTTGATAAGAAGCTAATGTGTGTTCTGGACGATAGCCAGATGCACCTCTATGACCAATAACTTCTGGTGCAGTTCCATCTAAAGTCTTGAAGCGATCAGGTGTAGCAATAGGAGCTTCTAAAAGTTTACCAGTCGCATCAAAATGCAAAAGATAAGGACCAAATTCTTCTCCTACCCAAAGACTACCATCTTTATCGATCACAAATGACTCGATATCAAAATCTGCCCCAGTTAATAATCTTTCTGTAGTTCCTTCATTGACTATCGAGAAGGGAACTTTATTATCAGGATCAGAAAGTTGAATGTAGTCTAAAAACTTAACACTACCATCTCCATTTTCTGTTCCTTTAAAGTTAGGATCTAGGTGTTGGATACGCAGCAAGAAGTCTGCACTATTTCCTTGTGCGCCGTAACCATTATCTGATAAGAAGTAAAAAGTATTGTCGTCGGCAAATTGTACACCACTAAAGCCTTGTACTGGCTGTCCGGGAAATGGACCAGTTCTGCCATTTCCTGAAATACCATTTCCTGAATCTGGACCTTCAGCAAAGGTATCAGCAGGTAAAGAAGCAAAACCAATCAATTCAACATTCTGAACCATATATTTAATATCTCTCTTTTTGATTTTTATCTACAGATAATACTGGATTTTCTCTAACTCACCTCAATACATAAATTCTCTATTTTCAACTAAAGAAAAATATAAAGATGAGTATGAGAAAATCCACTAAGTGACCATAATATTTTCATAATAAGATTAAGATTAAAATAAGTTTCAGAAAATAAATGGTTAAGATAAATTTTATGATTTGCCTTAAATTTTTGAGTTTTAAATACCCAAGACTTGAATCTCTTTCATCAAATTAAATATGCGATTTTTAGTTAATAAAAAAATCCTCGACTTCTTAGAGAAATCAAGGAGATGAGAATTTTTGAAAGCTAAAAATCAAAAAATAGTACTATGGTTTTCTAGATGAAAGCGAAATTATCAGCAGTCAAACCAGTGGTATCAACTCCTTTCAAAATAGCCACGGTTGTTGCACCAATCATAATGCTGTCACCACTTAAAGTTAGGTCATCAAAGCCAAAACCAGCACCTTGACCGCTAATACCTAAAACATCAGTACCCATTTGGAAGTCAACAACGGTGTTAGCAGCCATAGATAGATCACCGTTAACAATCCAGAATTGGTCAGCACCTGCACCACCAGAGAGCAAGTTACCACCACCATCTTGGACATAGAATTCATCATTATCATCTCCACCTAAAGCGCGGCCATCTGCACCTAGGAAGAACATATCATTACCAGTGCCACCAGAGAGACGGTAGCCCATTGCATCAGTAGCATCTAGTTGATCATTTCCACTACCACCAAAAGCGCGATCGCCATCAGCAACATCAGTCATATCTTCACCACTGCCAGTAAAGACACGATTATTGCCAGCTAAAACACCACCGAAGGGAATGTCTACTGTATCGTTGCCAGCGCCTGTGAAAACTGTATCATTAATGCCATCAAAGTCAGAACCTGCTACTAGGTCATCTGCATCAGAGGAACCAGATACCAATTGAGAATCTTGAACTAAGGAAGCATTGGGAGCAATTAGGAACGCCAACTGACCACCTTGTACCAGGTTTTCGTTAGCAGTTGCGGTTCCATCTCCATTCCCATCAATGTTGGTGGCAGTAATAATGGAGCCATCACGAAGGCTGTGAGCCTGCACATCAAAGATAAACTGTGTACCAGGAGCGTTACCGAACAGTGTGGAAACATCTAAAATACCGGAACTTTCCCAGTTACCAATATCGGTGGGGCTAGAATCGGTTTGGCCTGAAGGCACACCAGAGCGATCAACCTGTGCAATACGGGTTGCAGTTGCAGCAGGATCTGCTGCGGAGGGATCAATAGTCCAGATAGAAGCTTCTTCCCCAGAAGTTGCACCAAAAAGGTCAGCACTAATAGCGCGGTCTTCTTGAAGATAGATTAAGCCATTATCAGCCCAATCTAAGTTGTCAGGACTACGCAGACCGAAATCTTTGTTACCTTCATCGTTACCATCGTAAAGGATGTTCAGGTTAGCTGTGATTTCAGTTGCGCCAAAGTCAACGTCAATTTTATACGTTGTACCCCAAGTATCGGCACCATCGAAAACTTCTGGGCGACCCGTAGAAGCTAAAACTGCTTGAGTACCGTCGAAGGGGTTGGTGGCTACGTCTTCAGGACGAGAGAATTTGAAAGCCCCAACAGCCGCTGCAAGAGCATCTTGTTTCTCTTGGGTAGCAAAACCTTGAGCATCGTAGCCATTAGTACCGGCTAAGTCGGGACGGTAGTAGTCAATTTCCACAAACTTACCATTTGTGCTGCTGCCACTGCCGCTAAAATCTCTGGGGTCTGCTTCAATGGGATCTGAGGCATTTGCTGTATCGTCAGCAACCCAAACATATAATTTGCCTTCAGATAGTCCATTGCGATCTAAGAAACTGCCATCACCAGCAGCATTCTTCTCACCAACGTATAGTATTAATGGAGCAGTTTGGCGGTCATCTCCAATCAAGAGAGCCACTTGATCTGTATTCCCAGTGTCTAGTTCAGTTGCGCTTTCCCAAGCCGCACGACCTAACCAGGGTAAAGCCCACAGTTCATTAGTAGCAGTGTCTAGAGCAAACTGTGTACCACCATCGGTTTCTTCACCAGCAAAGTAAATGCGATCGGTAAAACCTTTACCATTACCAAAATGGTTGGCTTCCATCAAATTCGCTGAACAAAAGCGGTTGATACCGCCAAATTCTAAGTCAGAAGCAGCATCTACAACGTCACCTGCGCGGTTATAAATTGTGTCATACGCCAGACCTGAATCAACTATTTGCAGTGTGCGTTTATCAATATCAAAATAGCTGATTCGTGCGCCTGGTAAAGAAGCACCGCTTTCTAGGGTGTAATTGTAGCCAACATCATTAGCCAATTCATGGTTAACCAGGACTCGAACTGTAGTTTCATTCAGTTCAAACGCACCTGTACCATCGAGAATTCCTGGAGGGGTATAACTGTCTATAGTTTCCCCAACAGTGAAGATAGGATCTACGGTATAACCGTCTAGTCCCTGAATTTGGGCGGGCTGGGTTGTATCAAATTGTGTAGTCATAAAATTCCTCAAATTTATAATTGCTATGCTTTTTGAGCAATTAGTTCAAAAGCATTTAGTGACGATGTTTAATAGCTGTAAAAATAAGACCTTCTAAAACTTTTTTGTTTACTCTAGTAAGACTTAAATTTACTAGCTATTTAGCATTACTTGTGATAGGTTTTCACTTTTAGGTTAAGAGGAAACTATGACTTAGCTATTGGGTGATTAAAAATAGTTAAAATTACAGAACTATAGTTAGCTTGTTTATATTCAGTTTAATAAAAAATTAAAATGTGAATAACTTTAGATTAAAATTTAATAAATTCGGAAATTGGCTCGTAGTTAGGGCTTTAGCCCGAATTTTAGATATAAAGACCTGACTACAAACCTTTAATTATTTACATTACTCTACTTATCTAATTATCTAATTACAGATAAAAACCGATTTTTGTCTGCGTCTTCTTTTACCTGTAAAATAAATTTACCTGTTACCCAACTATGGTTAGCTTGTTTATATTAAGTTTAATAAAAAATTAAAATGTGAATAACTTTAGATTAAAATTTAACAAATTCGGAAATTGGCTCGTAGTTATGGCTTTAGCCCGAATTTAAGGTCTAAAGACCTAACTACAAACTTTTAATTATTTACGTTACTCTACTTATCTAATATTATGGATTCTACTTCCTTGTATATCGATGTTTCACACCAATAGGAAAATACTCTGCATCCCCATTTGCAGTTAATGTCACCTGTGGTGTTTGATATTCTGAGGGAACATAATTAGCAAATTCGCTATTCAAACGCAACAATTGGGAAAGAATGGAAGAGGTTATAGTTTCTTTCTTCTTCTTGTTACTCTTCACTCCTGGTGCTAATTCTACAACTACAGATAAAAACCGATTTTTGTCTGCGTCTTCTTTTACTTGTAAAACAAATTTACCTGTTACCCATTCTCTAATTATCGGTTGTTCTAACCCGACTGTGACATTTTCTGGGTAAATATTTGCGCCAAAATAGGAAACTGTAAAATCCAACCTTCCGAAAACATAGACGAAAGGTAATTGATGAATTCCTCTGGGTGAATGGTGAGTAGACGAAGAGAGATTTTGATCTTCTAAGGGATTAAATCCCCATTTTGCTAAAAACTTCAGCATCTCTTCGTAACTAATTAACCCGCCATGATCTAAAATGTTATATCTAATTAAGGGAATACCATTGTCACCAGAAAATAGCAAATTCCCATTTTCAACTTCAAAAAATCGACTACAGGGGTCATACTGTACTAATGTCGGTAATCGAGATTCCCCAAATAATGCTTTAGCAGCATCAGGATTTTCTGCTAAAAAGCGACGAATGCAGATACTCAAAGGTGTTTCATTTCCTAAAACTCCTGCGTCTGCTGTTCCATACATGGAAGCAAAATCATAACAGGGATTTTGAGAACCTACTCTTTCACCAACTAAACTTCGCCATTCTTCACTAAATACTTCTCCTGCCATCACTAATTTAATCTGATATTGCTGCCATTGCACACCAGCAGCAATACCCGTATCAATAACATCTTTGAGAAATGGCGGATATCCTAAGAGGACAACTTGCTCAAAATGATTACCCAGTTCTTGCACAACTCGCAATATTTCGGTTTTGTTGTTGCCAGGTGTAATTACTGTGATAGGATAACCCTTGGTAGTAAGATGACGACAGCAATTAGTGGTAAACATTCCCCCCACCCATGTTCCCAAAGTGAAACAAATTACTGCTAAGGTGTTTTTGGTGTCTGCATCAAAACTATCGTGAAAAATCTGCTCAAACCTTGTGGCTATTTGTAGTTCATCTGTATAAAAACGCGGCCAAAATGTCGGTTTACCCGTTGAGCCAGAGGAAGCCGCGATCATATCACAGCTTCCTAATTTTCCATTATTACACAATTGGGGCAAAGAATAACGGGAAATATAATTTTCTTTATTGATTATGGGGATTTTTGGGAAATCTTCGACAGTTTGAATGGTTTGAGGATTGATGCCCCGTTCTGCTAAAAATGCTTGATAAGCGGGTACAGTAACAGCTATATGTTGAAATAGTGCGATCGCTAATTCTTCGCTGGGTATATCGAGATGCTCTACTAGTTTCTCTTCTAAGGGAGTAGACAAAAAATTTTCTAATGCTAAAATTGCCCTTTCTGTTGGTATTTCGTGCTTCATAAGAGTTGTGGGTGGAAAAAATCTGGTCGCTCTTTGTGAGTATTTTATCTATAAATGTAATTTTTTAGCGTGCTAAGTACTAGGACAGAATTAATTACACAATGTCATTGCGAATGGAACGCAGTGGAATGACGCAATCGCAAGGGCTGGGATTGCTTCGCTTCGCTCGCAATGACTGTAAATATTTTTGTCCAATTACTTATTCACCTATGAATCTAATATCCTGGAAAATTTTGACAGCAGCTACTCTGGGTATTGCTATTCCTTGGCTTCCCTTCAATTCATTGATTCCTACTACTACTCATTCAATTACTCATCTGAGCCAAAATAATCAACCAATTTTTACATTGAAAGAACCGGAAAGAGTCCCAGCAATTATGATTAGTTCTGATGGTAAAAAATTAATCGGTGGTAGTCGCTCAGGAAGCATCAAAATTTGGAACTTACAGACTGGTAAACTCCTGAATACTCTGACAACAAAATCTGAAGGAGTTACCTCTATTGCTATAGGTGGGGCAAATGGGGATATTCTTGTTAGTGGAGATATTGATAGTACCATCAAGGTTTGGAATCTGCTTACTGGAAAACTAATTCTGACTCTAAAAGGACATTCACAGCCAGTAGAAACAGTCGCTATTAGTGTTGATGGAAAAATACTTGTTAGTGGTGGTGATGATCGTCAAATCCAGATTTGGAATTTACAGACTGGAGAACTACTTCATACTCTTATAGGACATTTAGATTATATTAGTCGTGTGGCTATAAGTCCCAATGGTCAAGTTCTGGTTAGTGGTAGTGGTGGAGCAGCCAAAGAGGAGATTAAACTGTGGAATCTGCATACAGGAAAACTCTTACACAGTATGGGACATCCACCTGGTATTGCTGCATTGGCTATGAGTTTAGATAACAAAATTTTAATTAGTGGTAGTTTTGGTCAGCTTGTGGATAAAAATAGTGCCATCAACACTATCAAGCTGTGGGAGTTAAGTACAGGTAAATTGTTACGTGATTTTAATCAAAACCCAGATTCAATTAATTCAATCATCCTGACTCCAGATGGAAAAACTATGATTACTGGCAACTTTAATGGCAAAATCAAATTCTGGAATTGGCGAACTGGGGAACTACTCTCAACTATTATAGGTGATTCAACTCCGGTAGAGGCAATTGCTATCAGTCCCGATCATAAAACTCTAGCTAGTAGTAGCGAAGATGGCACAATTAGAATTTGGCAACTTCCTGAATAAATTCTAGCTTTTTACCTACTGTTAATTAATCCTTTAAGATTAGATGGGACATATCAAACTTGTTTGAACTCTTTCTGGAGAAATATCCATGACAATTTCCATGTACACAGCTTCAATACCCGTGTCTATTCACTCACTGAATAACCTGATAGCTATTCTTGAAAAGGGTGCTGAATATGCAGAAGCAAAAAAAATAGATCCTGCTGTTTTGATCAACAGTCGTCTATATCCAGATATGTTTCCATTATCAAGACAAGTACAAATTGCCTGTGACGTAGCAAACAGAGGTACTGCAAAACTAGCAGGGATAGAAGCACCTAAGTTTGAAGACAATGAAACTACATTCCCTCAACTTATTGACCGCGTTCAGAAAACTATCTCTCAGTTAAATACATTGAAACCTGAGCAAATCGATGGTTCAGAGGAGAGAACAATTACCCTAGAGATGGGTGACAAAGTTACATCTTTTCAAGGAATATCATTTCTCCTGTATCTTATTTTACCAAATATTTACTTCCATGTCACAACAGCTTATGACATTCTCAGACATTGCGGTGTAGAACTTGGGAAAAAAGACTTCCTTGGTCAGCCATAAAAAGAGACGTAATTAAGCCCCTACCAAGGGGTTTAATTTTAGATCATGCCCATTAACCCAATGGGTTGGTTCAGGAACTTCTGATTCTTGTGACATAAATTTCTTCCTGAGCGATGCCTAAAGCTACGCGGAGAGTCTCGTTGGCGTAGCCTCTACGTAGAGATAGAGAGCGCAGCTATAATAGATAAATACCATGATTCCCTAATATTATAATATGACGGCAAAATTAATCCAAAAAGTTATAGAAACAGTTAAAACTTTACCAATAGAAGAACAAAGTAATATTCTTCAACGTTGGTTATATGAGTTAGAAACACATAAAATTGCTCAATCAAATCAATCTCAAGTTAAATTATCGGAATTACTTCTTTTACCTGAATTAGAAGAAACTGAAACGTTGTTTGAACGAGATCAAGACACAGGTAGAGATATTACATTATGAAATATTTATTAGATACGTGTGTTATTTCTGAATATGTAAAAAAACAACCCAATCAACAAGTTATTAACTGGATAGATGAGCAAAAAGAAAGTAGTTTATTCATTAGCATTATAACTATAGCTGAAATCAAAAAAGGAATTGTAAAAATAGAAAAATCTCAACCAAGTCGCTATCAAAAACTAGAGCAATGGCTACAAAAACTTGAACAAAGATTTAATAATAGAACTTTACCGTTAAATGAGAATATTCTTGATACTTGGGCAAAAATTTGTGGTCAATCTGAAGCACAGGGGAAAAAACTACCGATTATGGATAGTTTAATAGCTGCCACTGCATCTGAAAATAACCTCATAATTGTTACTCGTAATATTAGTGATTTTGGTTTCTCATCTGTTAATGTTTTTAGTCCTTGGGATTAATATCTGACAGGATGGTTAGGATGTTTATTATTCGAGAAGCTGTTGGGTTTCATACTTCAACCCAACCTACGGCTGGTTTCGATGTAAACGGTTTCACTCATATGGAATAGGTTTGGGGTCTTTCCATTTTAGGTCTGTTCGGCTTAGGAACATTGTGTGTGAGTCAGTCTCAATACAAATAAAAATAATGTGCGTTACATTTCATTAACGCACCCTACAAGATTGGCGATCGCACTATTTGAAAGCCTTTGTGTAAAATAAGCACTCAATGTTTATTCAAAATCGTCAGGTTCCT contains the following coding sequences:
- a CDS encoding alkaline phosphatase PhoX is translated as MTTQFDTTQPAQIQGLDGYTVDPIFTVGETIDSYTPPGILDGTGAFELNETTVRVLVNHELANDVGYNYTLESGASLPGARISYFDIDKRTLQIVDSGLAYDTIYNRAGDVVDAASDLEFGGINRFCSANLMEANHFGNGKGFTDRIYFAGEETDGGTQFALDTATNELWALPWLGRAAWESATELDTGNTDQVALLIGDDRQTAPLILYVGEKNAAGDGSFLDRNGLSEGKLYVWVADDTANASDPIEADPRDFSGSGSSTNGKFVEIDYYRPDLAGTNGYDAQGFATQEKQDALAAAVGAFKFSRPEDVATNPFDGTQAVLASTGRPEVFDGADTWGTTYKIDVDFGATEITANLNILYDGNDEGNKDFGLRSPDNLDWADNGLIYLQEDRAISADLFGATSGEEASIWTIDPSAADPAATATRIAQVDRSGVPSGQTDSSPTDIGNWESSGILDVSTLFGNAPGTQFIFDVQAHSLRDGSIITATNIDGNGDGTATANENLVQGGQLAFLIAPNASLVQDSQLVSGSSDADDLVAGSDFDGINDTVFTGAGNDTVDIPFGGVLAGNNRVFTGSGEDMTDVADGDRAFGGSGNDQLDATDAMGYRLSGGTGNDMFFLGADGRALGGDDNDEFYVQDGGGNLLSGGAGADQFWIVNGDLSMAANTVVDFQMGTDVLGISGQGAGFGFDDLTLSGDSIMIGATTVAILKGVDTTGLTADNFAFI
- a CDS encoding phenylacetate--CoA ligase family protein, whose product is MKHEIPTERAILALENFLSTPLEEKLVEHLDIPSEELAIALFQHIAVTVPAYQAFLAERGINPQTIQTVEDFPKIPIINKENYISRYSLPQLCNNGKLGSCDMIAASSGSTGKPTFWPRFYTDELQIATRFEQIFHDSFDADTKNTLAVICFTLGTWVGGMFTTNCCRHLTTKGYPITVITPGNNKTEILRVVQELGNHFEQVVLLGYPPFLKDVIDTGIAAGVQWQQYQIKLVMAGEVFSEEWRSLVGERVGSQNPCYDFASMYGTADAGVLGNETPLSICIRRFLAENPDAAKALFGESRLPTLVQYDPCSRFFEVENGNLLFSGDNGIPLIRYNILDHGGLISYEEMLKFLAKWGFNPLEDQNLSSSTHHSPRGIHQLPFVYVFGRLDFTVSYFGANIYPENVTVGLEQPIIREWVTGKFVLQVKEDADKNRFLSVVVELAPGVKSNKKKKETITSSILSQLLRLNSEFANYVPSEYQTPQVTLTANGDAEYFPIGVKHRYTRK
- a CDS encoding WD40 repeat domain-containing protein, which gives rise to MTQSQGLGLLRFARNDCKYFCPITYSPMNLISWKILTAATLGIAIPWLPFNSLIPTTTHSITHLSQNNQPIFTLKEPERVPAIMISSDGKKLIGGSRSGSIKIWNLQTGKLLNTLTTKSEGVTSIAIGGANGDILVSGDIDSTIKVWNLLTGKLILTLKGHSQPVETVAISVDGKILVSGGDDRQIQIWNLQTGELLHTLIGHLDYISRVAISPNGQVLVSGSGGAAKEEIKLWNLHTGKLLHSMGHPPGIAALAMSLDNKILISGSFGQLVDKNSAINTIKLWELSTGKLLRDFNQNPDSINSIILTPDGKTMITGNFNGKIKFWNWRTGELLSTIIGDSTPVEAIAISPDHKTLASSSEDGTIRIWQLPE
- a CDS encoding DUF1993 family protein; translation: MTISMYTASIPVSIHSLNNLIAILEKGAEYAEAKKIDPAVLINSRLYPDMFPLSRQVQIACDVANRGTAKLAGIEAPKFEDNETTFPQLIDRVQKTISQLNTLKPEQIDGSEERTITLEMGDKVTSFQGISFLLYLILPNIYFHVTTAYDILRHCGVELGKKDFLGQP
- a CDS encoding type II toxin-antitoxin system VapC family toxin gives rise to the protein MKYLLDTCVISEYVKKQPNQQVINWIDEQKESSLFISIITIAEIKKGIVKIEKSQPSRYQKLEQWLQKLEQRFNNRTLPLNENILDTWAKICGQSEAQGKKLPIMDSLIAATASENNLIIVTRNISDFGFSSVNVFSPWD